A stretch of the Betaproteobacteria bacterium genome encodes the following:
- a CDS encoding aspartate/tyrosine/aromatic aminotransferase yields MNAPHPASPLAAVQMAPKDPILGVTETFNADKNPNKVNLGVGIYYDDSGKVPLLECVRRAEIQLAEKSAPRSYLPIDGLPAYDRAVRELVFGADSVAVKENRVITVQALGGTGGLKIGADFLRRLLPQSQVWISDPSWENHRALFENAGFTVNTYPYYDAASHGINFSGMMQSLKALSAGSIVVVHACCHNPTGVDLSAAQWTEVIDVVVSRGLMPFVDIAYQGFGNGIDADGEVVRRFAQGGCPVFVSNSFSKSFSLYGERVGALSVVASDSAEAARVLSQLKRTVRTNYSNPPTHGGQIVATVLNSPELRALWEKELGQMRERIREMRRQLAEKLSTRLPKSDFGFVTKQRGMFSYSGLSKAAVDRLRDEFSVYAIDTGRICVAALNSRNIDHVTEAVAKVIG; encoded by the coding sequence ATGAACGCCCCCCACCCCGCTTCGCCGCTGGCCGCCGTACAAATGGCCCCGAAGGACCCCATTCTGGGGGTGACCGAGACTTTCAATGCCGACAAGAATCCGAACAAGGTCAATCTCGGAGTCGGCATCTATTACGATGACAGCGGCAAAGTGCCGCTGCTCGAGTGCGTACGCCGGGCGGAGATCCAGCTAGCCGAGAAATCCGCTCCGCGCAGCTACCTACCTATCGATGGTCTGCCTGCCTATGACCGCGCGGTAAGGGAATTAGTTTTCGGTGCGGACAGTGTGGCAGTGAAGGAAAACCGCGTGATCACGGTACAGGCTCTGGGCGGGACAGGAGGCCTCAAGATCGGCGCCGATTTCCTGCGGCGCCTGCTGCCGCAATCCCAAGTGTGGATTTCGGATCCGAGCTGGGAAAACCACCGGGCGCTATTCGAGAACGCGGGATTCACGGTGAACACGTATCCCTACTACGACGCCGCCTCGCACGGCATCAATTTCAGCGGCATGATGCAGTCGCTCAAAGCACTTTCGGCCGGGAGCATCGTCGTCGTTCACGCCTGTTGTCATAACCCGACCGGCGTGGACCTGTCTGCCGCACAATGGACCGAAGTGATCGACGTCGTCGTTTCCCGCGGGCTCATGCCTTTCGTGGATATCGCCTATCAGGGATTCGGCAACGGCATCGACGCCGACGGCGAAGTCGTGCGGCGCTTTGCCCAGGGCGGATGCCCGGTGTTCGTCTCGAACTCTTTCTCGAAATCGTTCTCGCTCTACGGTGAGCGCGTCGGCGCGTTAAGCGTGGTTGCAAGCGACAGCGCAGAGGCGGCGCGCGTGCTGAGCCAGTTGAAGCGTACGGTGCGTACGAACTATTCGAATCCGCCCACCCACGGCGGCCAGATCGTTGCCACCGTGCTCAACAGCCCGGAGTTGCGCGCGCTGTGGGAAAAGGAGCTCGGACAGATGCGCGAGCGCATCCGCGAAATGCGCCGGCAACTCGCGGAAAAACTGAGCACGCGACTGCCGAAGTCTGACTTCGGCTTCGTGACCAAGCAGCGCGGCATGTTCTCCTATTCCGGGCTTTCGAAAGCTGCAGTAGACCGCTTGCGCGATGAATTTTCCGTTTATGCAATCGACACCGGACGCATCTGCGTAGCCGCCCTGAATTCACGCAACATCGATCATGTGACCGAGGCGGTCGCGAAGGTAATCGGCTGA